One window from the genome of Cryptomeria japonica chromosome 6, Sugi_1.0, whole genome shotgun sequence encodes:
- the LOC131033358 gene encoding uncharacterized protein LOC131033358 — MNPSACDGGLAKSYMPKSLNDAQFSASSQISSPLFRAKEDSYSKGLLKGKCFNSQVLKEKPVNVPLWAPLCQPAILDHMVDQKLTEEVGEDDKWFVVRKRKRLSFKLIQAPSASIAGGNLI; from the exons ATGAATCCAAGTGCTTGCGATGGTGGCCTTGCAAAGAGTTACATGCCTAAATCTTTGAATGATGCCCAGTTCTCTGCTTCATCTCAGATTTCAAGCCCACTGTTCAGAGCCAAAGAAGATTCTTATTCAAAG GGTCTATTAAAAGGGAAATGTTTCAATTCTCAAGTTTTAAAAGAGAAACCAGTCAATGTTCCTCTCTGGGCTCCTTTATGTCAGCCTGCAATTCTTGACCATATGGTGGATCAAAAGCTCACTGAGGAAGTTGGTGAAGATGATAAATGGTTTGTAGTGCGTAAACGTAAGAGACTTTCTTTTAAATTGATTCAAGCCCCCTCTGCCTCTATTGCAGGGGGGAATTTGATTTGA